The DNA segment TTTAATTATTTTTAATCAAACATGGCACTACACTTTGGCCAAAAAAAAGAACCGCCCCTTATTTCTATGCGGTTCTTTTCGCTTCTTTTGCGATTTTTTAGGGTTTAACTGTCAAAGTTCTGTTAAGTTGTTTCATAACTGGTCATTGATTTAAGCAAGTCGAGGTTCCTTTTGGAAGCGAAATCCTTTGGGTTAAGTTTTACAGCAATCGTAAACTCATGTATAGCATTTTTAATCATATTTTTGTTATAAAACGCAACACCCAGGTGATAATGAGCGGCCGCGTCCTCAGGTGTCCCGCGCACGACTTTTTGGAATTCCTGGATTGCTTCTTCGTCTTTTTGCATCCTTTCATAGGTAACCCCAAGCTGGTAATGAGCTAAGAGATAGTCAGGAGAAATCCTCAGGACCTCTTTAAAATGGTAAACTGCTTCTTCCAATTTTCCTAAATGATACAGGACTATTCCCAATTGGTAATGAGCGGATTTGTACTGGGGATTAATGGAAATCGCGGCCCTGTATTCCCTGATCGCGTCGTTCGTTTTATTAGTCCTGTAATAAAGTGTTCCAAGCTTATAATGGACATCGGCGTATAAAGGATTGTGCTCTTTAAGAATAACATATTGTTCTATTGCCTTGTCCACCATGTTGTATTGTTCATATAATTCGGCTAAATGGCTCCGTATTTTTATATTAGACTCATCTGCACTTAGCGCTTTTTGATATTCCTCAATCGCCTTGTTAAAATCGCCTTCTTTTTCCAGCAAATCAGCGTTTATCAAGTGGACGTGAGATATTGTGTTTTTAAAAGCATACCCGCATTCCTTGCAAAATTTATGGCTTATATCGTTTTCCGTATGGCAGTTTGGACAAATCATTTTATTACTTTACCCGCAACTGATAATTTTGTCAATATGATTTTTCTGCCTGATTTTTTGCAAAAATAACCTCCCGCGCATATGCCCGATTGTTAAACGCCCTGCGTCTGATCTTTTTCCGCAAATAACTGACTGAATACCATTAAAATGATTTCAGTATTGCAAAAAAAGTTTATTTATGCTAAAAAGATAATAAAAGGAGTTAGATTTTTGAAGACATTGGCCCAGGAAATAGAATCGCGTACAGGAATAAATGTGTTCAATTGTTACCAGTGCGGAAAATGTTCCGCGGGGTGTGTTTTTTCCTACCTGATGGATACGCCCCCGCACCTTTTAATGAGGTACATACAACTGGACATGAGAGAAAAAGCGCTTTCTTCCAACACCTTCTTTGGCTGCGGGGCCTGTGTCACGTGTTCTTTCCGCTGTCCGAGGGAAATAGATGTTTTGAGGGTAATAAATACAGTGAAAAGCATCGCTATGGAAGGAAAAATTTTGCCGCGCAATAAAAGCCTGGAAGATGTCCGTATTTTTGATAAAATATTTTTGGATAACATCGTAAGAAATGAACGGGCGGATGAATTTTCATTAGGGTTAAGTTTCAACCTGAAAAGCGGGAAGTTGCTAAAAGATGTTTCCCTCCTGCCGGTTTTATCCGAAAAAGATAAATTTGCAGTAAAAGAAAAAGCGGCTTCGAGGAATATTAAAAAGGTAGTTAATAAGCTGAAATAATAAATGAAAAAAACAATAATGGATTATAGTTATTATCCCGGCTGTTCGCTTAAAAGCAGCGCGAAAGACTATGAAAAGGCCGTGAAACGGGCAAGCGATCTGCTCGGCATAAGGCTTTTTGAACTCTCTGACTGGGCCTGCTGCGGCGCGAGTGTGTCCCATGTCCCGGAAGAATCTTTAAGTTTGGCCCTGCCGTCCATTACGATGGCGGAGGCTGAGAAATACTCCCGTGATATCGTAACCGCCTGCGCCGCTTGCTTTAACAGATTAAAGTCCACGCGCATTTTACTGGAGAAGTACCCTGAGAAAAAAAAAGAAACTGAAAAACTAATAGAAAAAAGCCTCCCGGAGAAAACCAGGATAAGACATTTTTTAGAAGTGTTATCGGAAGACGTTGAAGACCTGGACACCAGGATTAAAAAAACATTTAGTGGCTTAAAAACGGCGTGTTATTACGGCTGCCTGCTTACAAGACCCGCGGGCATGATCGCGGACGAGAGGAGTGAAGACCCTCAAATGATGGATAACCTGATGAAAAAATTGGGGGCGGATACCGTTATGTGGCCGTATAAAACCGAATGCTGCGGGACGAGCTTCGGCTTGTCAAAGCCTGAGGTTGTATTAAAACTGTCGGGGAAAATCCTTAAATCGGCAAAAAAAACAGGGGCTGATTGTATCGTGGCCGCCTGTCCCTTATGTCACGCAAACCTTGACCTGCGCCAGGCCCAGATAGAAAAATATAATAAGGAAAAGTTTGATATCCCTGTATTTTATTTTCCTGAACTGGTCGTTCTGGCATTAGGCGACGATTATAAAAATTTGGAGCTGGATAAGCATGTGGTTAATCCAATGCCGCTGCTTAGAAGAAAAGGTTTGATCTGAAAAAAGCCGTTTAAACAGTTTAAACGGATTGAACAAGGAATTTTCATGCGAATCGGAGTTTTTATCTGCCATTGCGGCACCAATATTTTGAGCGTAGTGGATGTTATCAAGATCGCGGAAAGTATATCCAATTACCCGGGAGTGGTAATAGCCAGGGAATATAAATATATGTGTTCGGAGCCGGGCCAGAACCTTATAAAAAACGCGATTAAGTGTTATAATCTGGACCGTATCGTTGTCGCGGCGTGCACGCCCAAACTGCATGAAAATACCTTCCGCAGGTGCGTGGATGAAATGGGCCTGAACCCGTACATGTTTGAAATGGCCAATATACGCGAGCAGTGTTCATGGGTGCATTCCGATAATCCCGAACTTGCGACGCGGAAATCCGAAGATCTTATAAAAATGGCCATTGAAAGGGTGCGGTTCGCGAAAGAACTCACCTGCTCGAAAGTGACTATTGAACGCAGGGCGCTTGTTATCGGCGGGGGGGTCGCGGGTATCCAGTCGGCGCTCGACATTGCTAACGCGGGATATCCCGTGACACTGGTTGAACGGACACCGTCAATAGGCGGCCGCATGGCCCAGCTTGATAAAACGTTCCCCACTCTTGATTGTTCCGCCTGCATCCTTACCCCGAAAATGGTGGAAGCCAACAGACATCCATTAATAAAGATTTACACATACAGCCAGGTTGAAGAAGTCAGCGGGTTTGTCGGGGGATACGAGGTTACAATCAGGCAAAAGGCAAGATCTGTGGAGATGAAAAAATGTACCGGCTGCGGTATATGCCAGACGAAGTGTCCTGTAAAAGTCGACAGTGAATTCGACGAGGGCCTTTCAAAACGCCGCGCGATTTATATGCCCTTCCCGCAGGCAGTGCCTAATGTCCCGGTTATTGACCGTGGGCATTGCAGGTATTTTTTGGAAAAAAAATGCGGTGTTTGTAAAAAAGTATGTCCCTCGGACGCTGTAAATTATGAACAGGAAGATATTATTATCAGGGAAAAATTCGGGAGTATCATAATAGCGACGGGTTTTGACCTTTTTGATTACAGCAAGTACGGTGAATACGGTTATGGAAAATATAAAAATGTGATTACGTCCATCCAGTTTGAAAGGATGGTTAATTCCGCGGGGCCGACCGGTGGCCGTATAGTCCGCCCCTCCGACGGCAAGGAACCGGAAAAAGTTGCGTTTATACAATGTGTTGGTTCCAGGGACGACAGGATAGGGAAGCCTTATTGTTCAAAGGTTTGCTGCATGTACACGGCCAAACACGCTATGCTGTTGAAAGAACATGTCCCCGGGTCGGAGGCATATGTTTTCTATATTGACATAAGGGCCAGCGGCAAGAATTACGAGGAATTCGTTCACAGGGTGCAGGAAAATTACCGCGTAAAGTATATAAGGGGCAGGGTATCTAAGATATTTGAAGAAGGGGATAAATTAATTGTAAGGGCATACGACACGATTTCCAATTTACCCATTGAAATGGATTTCGGTATGGTGGTCCTTGCCGTGGGTGTTGTTCCCCGCAGGGATTCGGAGCAGTTTGCTCGAACACTGAATATTTCCCTGGATAACAGCGGGTTCGTGGGTGAACTGCATCCCAAACTCGCGCCTGTGGAAAAAAACACGCCCGGGATATTTTTAAGCGGAAGCTGCCAGTACCCGCGGGACATCCCTGAATCCGTGGCCATGGCGGGGGCGGCCGCCGTGAAGTCCCTTTCGCTTTTCGCGAAGGAATTTTTAACCTCCGAACCCATGATCGCCGAGGTGAACGCATCCATCTGCACCGGGTGTTTAAATTGCAAAAATATATGTCCTTACCAGGCTATAATTGCGGAGGAGGTTAGAGACCTGGATGGAAAGACACGCCTGGTCGCGAAAGTGAATGAGACGATCTGCAGGGGATGCGGCAGTTGCGTGGCTACCTGCCCGTCGCAGTGCATTAATTTAAAAGGTTTTTCAAACGAGCAGATTCTCGCGGCGATTGAGGCGCTGTGAGAAAAATATATAATCATTTAATAGATAATTTTCAATAAATGGAGTAATTAATGCCTGATTCATTGATAGAAGTTTTGCCGAAGATTGTATCCGAAGGGAAAAAGGAAGTTGAGCTGATTCTGGAAAGAATTTCAAATGGCTCAAGGATAACTTTGCAGACGAACGAATACGTTTTGCCGTCCAAAGAAACTTCAGGGCTTTTCAGGGGTGCTGTAAAAGATGAGATAAAACAAAGTTGGCAGAACCGCTTGATTTATGGCGACAATTTGCTTGTTATGCAAGCGTTATTAGCAGACGATGAGGCGCAGGGACTGCCTTCAATGCGCGGAAAAATTGACCTTATCTATATTGACCCGCCTTTTGATTCAAAGGCGGATTACCGCACAAAAATCACGCTTCCTTCAGGGAATATCGAACAGAAACCCACTGTTATTGAGCAGTTCGCTTATTCGGACACATGGAAGGACGGGACGGTATCTTATTTAAAAATGATGTATTCGCGTCTGGTTTTAATGCGTGAACTGCTTGCTGACACAGGGTCGATTTATGTGCATTTGGATTGGCACGTGGGACATTATGTAAAAGTTATTATGGATGAAATATTTGGGAAGGAGAATTTTCTGAATAATGTTGTATGGTGCTATAAAACAAGGCAATTTTCAAAAAATTATTGGAATAGAAAACATGATGATATTTTAATTTATAAAAAAGGCTTAGAATGGATTTTTAATTATAAAGAAGTATTAGAGTCATATTCAGAGGAAACAATTAAAAAATACAAAAATAAAGATGAAAAGGGTTATTATAGGCTTTGTGGCAGAGGTATAAAAGGAAGCCCAATTCAGTCAGCTAAAGATGTAGATCCTAAATGGGAAAAAGAACATCCGGAATTAGTTGTAAGAAACTACTTATCAGAAGGATATGCTCCTTCTGATTATTGGTTAATTGATATTGAGAATCAAGCATCAAAAGAGAGAACCGATTTTGATACACAAAAACCTATAGAATTACTTGAACGTATTATTAGCGCTTCATCTAATACAGATTCTGTTATTGCCGATTTTTTTGCCGGTTCCGGCACAACCGGCGCGGTTGCGGAAAGTTTGGGGCGCAGATGGATAATGTCTGACATTGGCAAACCTGCATGCATGATTATGCGAAAACGCCTCATCGACCAGGATTCAAAACCGTTTTTATATCAATCTATCGGCGATTACCAGAAAGAGCAATTTGAAAAGAGCGAATTCAGGAGAATAAGTGATCTGGCACATGTTGTTCTAAACCTTTACGGCGCGATGCCTTTTAATCTGCAGGACAGCCCGCAGGGAAATCTGGGATACCTCAAAGAGGGAAGGACTCTGGTTTTTGTTGATTCACCTTCAAAATTAACTGGCCTTAACACCCTCAAAAAAGCCCAAACACTGCGGGGCAGTTTTATGGGCGGCTGGGAAAAGATAGTGGTGCTTGGCTGGAATTTTGTGACTGATATTGGCCAGGCAATTATAAATTTAAACGACCCAAAACTTGAGGTGCTGGTTATTCCTCCTGATTTGCTGGACAGGTTAAAGACAAAATCCTCTTATGATAAATTGATTAAAACCGGAAAAGTCAGGTTCTCATCTCTTCAGTATCTTTCAATAAAACCGGTAAAACGCGAAGAAAAGGACAGCGAAAACGAAGAATTAACGGTTGAATTATCCAACTATGTGCTTCTCTCGCCCGACGCAATGCCTTTGTCGGAAGAGGACAGGGAAAAAGTCCAGAACATAATTAAGGATGACCCGTTGTCTTTGATAGAATACTGGAGCATAGACCCTGATTATGACGGAGAGGTTTTCAGGAGCAAATGGCAGGATTACAGGGGCAATGTCGAAAGCGATAATGACGCTTATAATGTTGTCAGGAAAACCGCATTAACCTTGCCGAAAAAAGCAAACCGCAAAATCTGCGTCAAGGCGGTTGACGTGTTTGGATTCGAAAGCGCGGTGGTGGAGGAGGTAAAATAATACCTGTGAAATATTATTTCTTCCTTGACGAGACAGGGGACCATGGATTGTCCTATATTGACAAGAATTTTCCGATATTTTTATTATGCGGATGTTTATTCAGCGAAGATTCCCTGCGCCAGACGGAAAACACGTTGAATGATTTTAAACGCAAGTACTTTAATACAATAGAAGTAATTATGCATTCGCGCGAGATAAGAAAATGCGAAGGAGCGTTTCAGATACTATTTGATTTGAACTTAAAAGAAAAATTTTACAATGACCTAAATAACATACTTGATAAGGCTGATTTCAAGATAATCGGCGCGGTTGTCAATAAGGAAGAACACATCAAGAAATATGGCGCAGGGGCTAAAGATCCGTATGCCCTTTCGTTGTCATTTATTATCGAAAGGCTGATTTTTTGTGTAGACTTGATGGATAAAAACGCATCGGTGGATATCCAGGTTGAAGAAAGGGGCCGCAAGGAAGACGATATGTTATTGGCCCATTATAATACTATCAAGGATAGAGGGACATTTTATGTGTCAACTGAACGTATGATTCATCGGCTAAAGAGTTTTAAGTTTTTTAACAAGAGAGAAAATGTGCTTGGGTTGCAGGTGGCTGATTTATGCGCGTATCCTTTGGCTCGGTATGTGTTAAATCCGAGGGCTCCATACATTCCGTTTGACGTTATTAAAAGTAAAATTTATTGTAATTCCAAAGGAGAATTTGAAGGGTGGGGATTGAAGCAATTTCCATAAAAGCAAGAAGCCTCTCTTGCGAGAGGCCCCTTGTCGACCGGGAGACACCCCGATCC comes from the bacterium genome and includes:
- a CDS encoding DNA methyltransferase, with translation MPDSLIEVLPKIVSEGKKEVELILERISNGSRITLQTNEYVLPSKETSGLFRGAVKDEIKQSWQNRLIYGDNLLVMQALLADDEAQGLPSMRGKIDLIYIDPPFDSKADYRTKITLPSGNIEQKPTVIEQFAYSDTWKDGTVSYLKMMYSRLVLMRELLADTGSIYVHLDWHVGHYVKVIMDEIFGKENFLNNVVWCYKTRQFSKNYWNRKHDDILIYKKGLEWIFNYKEVLESYSEETIKKYKNKDEKGYYRLCGRGIKGSPIQSAKDVDPKWEKEHPELVVRNYLSEGYAPSDYWLIDIENQASKERTDFDTQKPIELLERIISASSNTDSVIADFFAGSGTTGAVAESLGRRWIMSDIGKPACMIMRKRLIDQDSKPFLYQSIGDYQKEQFEKSEFRRISDLAHVVLNLYGAMPFNLQDSPQGNLGYLKEGRTLVFVDSPSKLTGLNTLKKAQTLRGSFMGGWEKIVVLGWNFVTDIGQAIINLNDPKLEVLVIPPDLLDRLKTKSSYDKLIKTGKVRFSSLQYLSIKPVKREEKDSENEELTVELSNYVLLSPDAMPLSEEDREKVQNIIKDDPLSLIEYWSIDPDYDGEVFRSKWQDYRGNVESDNDAYNVVRKTALTLPKKANRKICVKAVDVFGFESAVVEEVK
- a CDS encoding CoB--CoM heterodisulfide reductase iron-sulfur subunit A family protein; translated protein: MRIGVFICHCGTNILSVVDVIKIAESISNYPGVVIAREYKYMCSEPGQNLIKNAIKCYNLDRIVVAACTPKLHENTFRRCVDEMGLNPYMFEMANIREQCSWVHSDNPELATRKSEDLIKMAIERVRFAKELTCSKVTIERRALVIGGGVAGIQSALDIANAGYPVTLVERTPSIGGRMAQLDKTFPTLDCSACILTPKMVEANRHPLIKIYTYSQVEEVSGFVGGYEVTIRQKARSVEMKKCTGCGICQTKCPVKVDSEFDEGLSKRRAIYMPFPQAVPNVPVIDRGHCRYFLEKKCGVCKKVCPSDAVNYEQEDIIIREKFGSIIIATGFDLFDYSKYGEYGYGKYKNVITSIQFERMVNSAGPTGGRIVRPSDGKEPEKVAFIQCVGSRDDRIGKPYCSKVCCMYTAKHAMLLKEHVPGSEAYVFYIDIRASGKNYEEFVHRVQENYRVKYIRGRVSKIFEEGDKLIVRAYDTISNLPIEMDFGMVVLAVGVVPRRDSEQFARTLNISLDNSGFVGELHPKLAPVEKNTPGIFLSGSCQYPRDIPESVAMAGAAAVKSLSLFAKEFLTSEPMIAEVNASICTGCLNCKNICPYQAIIAEEVRDLDGKTRLVAKVNETICRGCGSCVATCPSQCINLKGFSNEQILAAIEAL
- a CDS encoding 4Fe-4S dicluster domain-containing protein, with amino-acid sequence MKTLAQEIESRTGINVFNCYQCGKCSAGCVFSYLMDTPPHLLMRYIQLDMREKALSSNTFFGCGACVTCSFRCPREIDVLRVINTVKSIAMEGKILPRNKSLEDVRIFDKIFLDNIVRNERADEFSLGLSFNLKSGKLLKDVSLLPVLSEKDKFAVKEKAASRNIKKVVNKLK
- a CDS encoding CoB--CoM heterodisulfide reductase iron-sulfur subunit B family protein translates to MKKTIMDYSYYPGCSLKSSAKDYEKAVKRASDLLGIRLFELSDWACCGASVSHVPEESLSLALPSITMAEAEKYSRDIVTACAACFNRLKSTRILLEKYPEKKKETEKLIEKSLPEKTRIRHFLEVLSEDVEDLDTRIKKTFSGLKTACYYGCLLTRPAGMIADERSEDPQMMDNLMKKLGADTVMWPYKTECCGTSFGLSKPEVVLKLSGKILKSAKKTGADCIVAACPLCHANLDLRQAQIEKYNKEKFDIPVFYFPELVVLALGDDYKNLELDKHVVNPMPLLRRKGLI
- a CDS encoding tetratricopeptide repeat protein, giving the protein MICPNCHTENDISHKFCKECGYAFKNTISHVHLINADLLEKEGDFNKAIEEYQKALSADESNIKIRSHLAELYEQYNMVDKAIEQYVILKEHNPLYADVHYKLGTLYYRTNKTNDAIREYRAAISINPQYKSAHYQLGIVLYHLGKLEEAVYHFKEVLRISPDYLLAHYQLGVTYERMQKDEEAIQEFQKVVRGTPEDAAAHYHLGVAFYNKNMIKNAIHEFTIAVKLNPKDFASKRNLDLLKSMTSYETT
- a CDS encoding DUF3800 domain-containing protein, producing MKYYFFLDETGDHGLSYIDKNFPIFLLCGCLFSEDSLRQTENTLNDFKRKYFNTIEVIMHSREIRKCEGAFQILFDLNLKEKFYNDLNNILDKADFKIIGAVVNKEEHIKKYGAGAKDPYALSLSFIIERLIFCVDLMDKNASVDIQVEERGRKEDDMLLAHYNTIKDRGTFYVSTERMIHRLKSFKFFNKRENVLGLQVADLCAYPLARYVLNPRAPYIPFDVIKSKIYCNSKGEFEGWGLKQFP